The genomic stretch CGCTTCTTCTCGGTGGCGTCGACCCAGGTGTACTCGGAATGTATGTGGAACGGATCGACCTCGTCTTTCCGGTTCTTTCTAGGAAAGCGTTATAAATCAACCGGCAAATCGCAGGCTGGCGTCCGCCTCCTTCTCTGCATGCCACGTGCCTCATGGCCACCACCACAAAGTTTTTGCAACTAGCCTGTTGTTGCAATCTATCTCATCGCAACAAGGGCTTTGTTGCAGGATCTGGGTCCTTTAGAGAAATCACTGCTCGTGCTCCTCCCGATCTCCCGCCGAGTCTGCCACCTTCCTGTGGTACTCCGACCACCTCAAGCTTGCCGTGGAACAATCGCCAATATCTGTCCGCGGCGCCGCTGGTGTGAGAGGGGCCAGCTTCTGCAGCCCGACCCCCGCATGCCATGGCCTTGCAAGCGTCGCAGTCGCCTCGCTGCCATGACCGCCGCTCGAGGGGCATGCCTGAGCTCCGCTCTGGCCTCCCCTCTAGCCTCCGCCGTTGCTCCGTCGGCGGGGGTCTTTTATTCTTTTCCGCAACAACGGCCTTGTTGCAAAAGCACACCCGCAACATTATCTTTGTTACAGAAATTTCTCGATTCATACCACAAACACGTCATCTTTTTCAGTAAAAAAATCTGCAACATTATTCATGTTGTAGTAGTCCTCCCGCAACATCATCTATGTTGCAAAAAATAAAGACAAAAAGAATTGCAACAGAATATTTGTTGTAAAAGTTTCTGCAACAAGGCCTTTGTTGCAAACATTTCTGCAACAAGACCTCTGTACATATACGAGCTCCACAATAATATTACCAAATACAGCATCAGGCACGAGCAAATGGGATCAAAATACTCCAATTCATGTAGTTAGGGAAATAAACTCAGCTTGAGACAAAAGGCCAGGCTAAAAATGTATCATGTTTGGAAATAAAATTAAGTAGATTATCATAGGTGTGAAATAAAATTAAGTGGATTATCCAATCAAACATGGAGTGGAGATCTTTGTGCTTCAAGCTAACTCATGATCAACAACATTAGCTTCATGTGGACAATTTCAAATGATACATTCATAAACTCTCTTGGCAGCATTCCTCGTAGATGGTAACAAACATAATCTGGATCACCTTCATGAAGTCATAGTTTACAATCGGATAGTTGACTTTAGGGACCCACTAAACCTTGTACATGTCTGTGGGGCATCTCATTATACTTGTGGTGCAACAAATATAATGCCAAGTGTTCACGGAGTCCTTCGGCGTCAGACTGGCAATCAATGAATTATGTTATAAGCATTATAGTAAAGCATAACCAGATGTTTCCACTATTAATGAAATGTGAAAAAAGTACTGTATGTGACACATTTGATTAGAGAGAAATAATATTTACTAAGATTTATTGGCATTTTAGTGATGCCTACTCAATTTGAAAACGCATACTTCTCTATTGTTATATGGGAGTATTTAGGCAACCATGGCAGATGAGAAAAGAGAGGAATGACTACTTACATCGTTAAAGAAGATATGTTTCTCTCCATCATATAAATCTAATGCCTTCATGATAAATATACCACTGTCGGATCTATCCAATTAGATAAAGAAAAGGAAAGCGAAGGGGCATGGTTAAATTAGTTCGTAAAATAATCCATTTAACATTTAAGAGAAATGGTGAAAAATTGGAAAAGTTTGTGCTATATTGCATTAAATATTTGAGCATAAAACTCAACTCGTTGTCTGAGTTTGATATGGTATGGAAGGTAATGTCCATGTCTTTGATTTTTACGCTATGGAGCTGAGGATATGCACTATGAAAATCTTCCCGGAAGTTGCATACAATAGACTGTGCTTGTGTTATCAATTCGTCAGTGCACCCCATTGGGCTCAATACCTCGAACCGTCTCTTCCAAAAATTTGCTACAACTAGGTACCAAGTCTTGGAATTTAGCAATGGTACAAGAACCTGCAGAGGTGATCATGTCATGTCGTAATGATTAGTTTTGTACATGCATTGAAGCAATGAAAAACTGGAAAATGTTATACATGGTGATAAGAAATGACTATACAAAGTGCCATAAATGTATACTCACTGCATCCATGTTTTCGAGTTTGAATCCCTGGTTGGGCTCAGATAGGTAGTTTGAAATGTTTTCTCGGCATGGGGAGGGGCCTTGAAGCATTTTCTGTATGAGAAAAATAGATATGTGGAAAATAAAAATAAGATCACTGTATATAAtgatatatactccctccgtctaggtgtgtaagtcaccttatgaaaatcaaaatgtttcttgttttttgacataaataaaggaatcaaccaataagagatgtggggcgtgtatgcttttaatgacttgagactaccaaacataacatgcagtggtcagttcgttgcaTACAATggtattaattagcaaataaacattaagttctctcgtttTTCTCTCCACCTTGGTTGTGTTGCACAACctaagatgacttattcacctagacgaagactagccacaatgaagagtaacatacactagtaacatacctagccacaatggagagtaacatacacatatccctagactatattactaccttcatagtgggtagtaacttaagtgtggtaacatgcaaagattcatttattaggttatagactcatattgcattgggacatgtgatgttacagtaactagctaagttactacaactatctctctcctcattaactcattgccacataagcaaatttgctgagttggactcgatgttactgctgaagttactcccactgtggctagtcgAAGGGGGTACTACCTCTTTtctggtttatagggctcaatttgtaaatctctccaaccaagatagatgatgagtggtggaataaaTTTCGTAGTTTGCAAAAATACTTAATTACTACACTCGTTTTTCTTAAAAAGTTGTattaccgatgcattaattacaatgcATGCATCCATGACCATTAAATAACCAAAAACTTcaacatgcattggttagtttttTCTTGATCCTTGCATGCAGCATGTTGAAATCTGAACAAGTCATGATGAGTAGTAGAGCTCAgacttataaaatggaaaaacgaTTTTTTtgagatgagccctataaaccggaaagaaGGAAGTACTAATTAACAAAGTATATTAAGAATGATAAACATGATTAGTAGGTTTATTTTAGAGGTATTGAATGTGGGAGTACATACATACTCCAATGAATACAAAAAATTAGTGAAAAAAGGAGCGAAAAGTAGTAAAAACAAGCTAATGGGGTTAAGTGGAATACTAAAACAAGCTAATGAATACAGAAAATTAGTGGGAGTAATCTAAAACAAATCTACCACCACgaaaacacaaacatttttttatCAAACAATGTAATGATGTAATGTGTAAAATTCAATAAAACAGGATATTACCACTTTAAACAAATATACCTCAATCACATATTAATTAAATTGCTTATGGGGATGGATGAAAATAAATGCACTCACTCCAAGCTCGGAATGCAACACATGCTTCAAGAAATGTGCATCACGCTGTTCTGAAATGATAGCTTTGCCCATCATGTTGATAACATGTTTTGATATAGTATAACCGTTCACACCCATTGATAGTCCAAATGTCCTATGGTCCACCCATGTTTCTTCTATCTGCACAACTCTAGGGCTTCTTCATGCACATCAATTTTTtaagaaaataatacaaaagTGAAGTGAGAAGTCAATTAATTAAATCAAATTTCATTTCAAGAATTTACAAGGGAGAAATGTGTCTGTATCGTGAGTTTCACGAAAGATTCCATTTTCCATAACTAATTACCTCTGCCCTCGGGACGGTATTCCTCGAATAAAATATTCATAGTCTTCCTTCCCTCTGGATGTTGTGCGGAAACAGATGCTTGATGGCGCATGTCCCTGTGTGGTGTGCGATAAATAGCGTCTCCTTACATAACTCAGTTCACTCGCAAAATTTGGGGGAGTGGTTGAAATGACCCACTGAGGCTGTAGAAGTTGCAGTGCCTGCTCTAATTCATTACTAGAGGAGTGATTGGAGAAACAAACACGCCATACATTACCATCCTGCTCAGCTTCTGTTAGGCTGGGTTTCCGGTTTTGAGCATAGGCATTGGAATACCGCCATGCTGAAGGACGAATAAATAAAGGTTCTGGCTGATCGCTAGCCCTTGCCTCTTCGAGCTTCTCGGCTGCTATCTTATTTAGCTCCTCGGATCGAACTGGCAGTACCTGCCAAGTTAAGAAGTTAGAATATCTATTTACCTCTAGAATCCTAATGCAAAGTTGTGGATGTAATCTTTTTTAGTAATTTTTGCCGCACATAATATGATATTACAATGTTCTCTCACTCTTGGAGTAAATCTTGACATGTGTGCACGTGCATGTGTGTGTATCATGTTAGTGGGCTAGCTGTTGtgcatgctagttgagtggtgtACGTGCCAATGACGCCCAGGTCATATGGCCGTTGAGGAGAGTTGCGCAAGTCCCGAGGATAACCAtgttagtataaagttgagtcatctattttggaacggagagAGTATGTAGCTAGCGGGTTGTTAACTGGATGTTGTTAGTTAGCGAGCATAGTGCGTGGAGTTAGTGGTTAGTGGAGAATGACGTGAGGCCGTGTGTGGTGGCTGGTGTGCGTGCGTGCATCTCCTGTACGTGTTACTTAAGTGATTAGATGAATGAGAGAAAAGTGTGACCATGAGGGCTGGAGAAAATATGTAGCCTCTATTACATTATTTTCTCATATGTGGGTGTAATTTGAAGAAACAAATAACATAATGGAAGGTCGCATTAACAGAATTGAATGTATTTCATAGATTAACACACCTGGAAGCGACCAGTTGGATCATCAGTGATTATTTCAGGGACAGTGTGGGACAATGTGTTAAAACAATCCAAGTACAGTCCCTTATCAACATAGATTTTCGATCTAAATGACCTTGACACCTCTTTTAAGATATCTTCTTGGCCAAGTCTTTGACATCCAAGATAAATGAAAGGTGCACGCGAATGCTTTGATATGCAAGCTATAACCTGCAATCAGGGAGCCGTTTCTTAGTCCAATAAGTCACAACAAGCATATATAAAGCCTCAGTCTAGAAGGAAACCTGCTGAATCGCAGACTCCTTGCTCGGAAACTCGAGGAATTTGGGAAATGTCAAGTCCAGGTACACAGTGTCCAACCGGCAAAGATTTGCTTCCAATTTCAGTAGCAATTTCTGCACACAATGTGATGTGAGCCGACAGTCCCCCGTGTGCAGTATGGTACCAAATGGACCCTCGAACAACAACATAACCGCTCCTGGAGTCACAGCGCACGGAAAGTGTCAACCGCCCAGCCCCAACCATGTTCAATTTGCAGCGCGTGTATTATTAAATATGTGAACATGTTTATGACTAATAAGTGTGGAATTGTCTTTAGAATTGATCTAATGATACTCATTTTCTAATGTATATGTTGATAGTTTTCTTCTAGAAACTTAATCAATTATTAAAAAAATGAAACAATGTATAGACTCAATAAAAAGCGAAGAGGGCAACTGGCGAGAAATATATTTTGataaatagaaaaaaatattAAGTTGTATTAATTACTATTTATGTTTGTTGGATGTTGTTGTGTGTATGTTTTTTTTTCAGTTTTCTATGCAATATATGGGCAGTACATGACAAGGTTTCAAATTTTGGTCATGGTAAGTTTCCATAACTCACCGAAATTTAAAAAAAAAACAAGTTCATCTAAATTTTGATCAATCAAAATCCAATTAATTTTAACAAAATTTGAAAAGTTTAtgtttcttttaaaatagttggCATCTGTTCCCAAATTTTAAGCTTACAAATATTTTGGTACCCTCCAAAattactaaaatttcagaaatttaGTTGAAATTTAGAACCTTAATACATGATAGAGGTAGATTCTTTGGGTCTTCCTTTTATTCATATTAATGCAGACATATTACTCTTTGAACGATGGGCACTATTCTATACACAGTGTACTTACTTTTCACACACATGTGGTCTATAATAGATTTATATATACACAGACGAGACTTGGGTCATGTATAATTCTTGAATTGGCCTATTTGTTAGGCACATCTTTTTTCTTCCTCGGATATAACACCAAATATTATATAGTATATAACTCAATTGTTAAAAAGCACTAAACATCGATTGGGTGGCTAGTAGGGCTTCAGGCTTTAGTCTACCCAGAAGGAAACTCCA from Triticum urartu cultivar G1812 unplaced genomic scaffold, Tu2.1 TuUngrouped_contig_6536, whole genome shotgun sequence encodes the following:
- the LOC125530753 gene encoding uncharacterized protein LOC125530753 isoform X2 — its product is MRTPPEMPLGLPFTVDTWGPSRRHRCHRFITHAHTDHIAGAWAGPGDTVYATQLTMRLALERYPQLERVKFVEMEVGKRWVVDDPGGAFSVTAYDANHCAGAVMLLFEGPFGTILHTGDCRLTSHCVQKLLLKLEANLCRLDTVYLDLTFPKFLEFPSKESAIQQVLPVRSEELNKIAAEKLEEARASDQPEPLFIRPSAWRYSNAYAQNRKPSLTEAEQDGNVWRVCFSNHSSSNELEQALQLLQPQWVISTTPPNFASELSYVRRRYLSHTTQGHAPSSICFRTTSRGKEDYEYFIRGIPSRGQRSPRVVQIEETWVDHRTFGLSMGVNGYTISKHVINMMGKAIISEQRDAHFLKHVLHSELGKMLQGPSPCRENISNYLSEPNQGFKLENMDAVLVPLLNSKTWYLVVANFWKRRFEVLSPMGCTDELITQAQSIVCNFREDFHSAYPQLHSVKIKDMDITFHTISNSDNESDSGIFIMKALDLYDGEKHIFFNDSDAEGLREHLALYLLHHKYNEMPHRHVQGLVGP
- the LOC125530753 gene encoding 5' exonuclease Apollo-like isoform X1; translated protein: MRTPPEMPLGLPFTVDTWGPSRRHRCHRFITHAHTDHIAGAWAGPGDTVYATQLTMRLALERYPQLERVKFVEMEVGKRWVVDDPGGAFSVTAYDANHCAGAVMLLFEGPFGTILHTGDCRLTSHCVQKLLLKLEANLCRLDTVYLDLTFPKFLEFPSKESAIQQVIACISKHSRAPFIYLGCQRLGQEDILKEVSRSFRSKIYVDKGLYLDCFNTLSHTVPEIITDDPTGRFQVLPVRSEELNKIAAEKLEEARASDQPEPLFIRPSAWRYSNAYAQNRKPSLTEAEQDGNVWRVCFSNHSSSNELEQALQLLQPQWVISTTPPNFASELSYVRRRYLSHTTQGHAPSSICFRTTSRGKEDYEYFIRGIPSRGQRSPRVVQIEETWVDHRTFGLSMGVNGYTISKHVINMMGKAIISEQRDAHFLKHVLHSELGKMLQGPSPCRENISNYLSEPNQGFKLENMDAVLVPLLNSKTWYLVVANFWKRRFEVLSPMGCTDELITQAQSIVCNFREDFHSAYPQLHSVKIKDMDITFHTISNSDNESDSGIFIMKALDLYDGEKHIFFNDSDAEGLREHLALYLLHHKYNEMPHRHVQGLVGP